A DNA window from Peromyscus eremicus unplaced genomic scaffold, PerEre_H2_v1 PerEre#2#unplaced_300, whole genome shotgun sequence contains the following coding sequences:
- the LOC131901766 gene encoding chromatin target of PRMT1 protein-like — translation MRELRIVPAGQLSSLDSQPLKMTSQPVTRVVLRHTTKMSLSERFAQLRKNKQPQAMAGKVRAWKRRQQQLASARNRRLAQQMEKRPSVQAALNLRQSFEGRLGERSIQVRLGRPMGAVARGANGGRGAAIIQRVVPQGGGVGGGPAASTLPGGGMPPPGRAVFGGGRGAFGGRGRGRGRGRGRGRGRGALTRPVPTKEQLDAELDAYMSEGKAPLDAEMDTYFAEASPETCD, via the coding sequence ATGAGAGAGCTTCGCATCGTACCCGCCGGACAGCTAAGCTCCCTGGATTCTcagcctttgaagatgacctcaCAGCCAGTGACCAGAGTCGTGCTAAGGCACACCACCAAGATGTCTCTAAGTGAGCGTTTTGCTCAACTGCGCAAGAACAAACAGCCCCAGGCGATGGCGGGCAAGGTCCGGGCCTGGaagaggcggcagcagcagctggccagTGCCAGGAACAGAAGACTGGCCCAGCAGATGGAGAAGAGACCCTCTGTCCAGGCAGCGTTGAATCTTAGGCAGAGCTTCGAGGGGCGCCTGGGTGAGAGGAGCATCCAAGTCCGTTTAGGACGTCCCATGGGTGCCGTTGCCAGGGGAGCGAATGGAGGAAGAGGCGCAGCCATCATCCAGAGAGTCGTGCcccaaggaggaggagtgggtgggggaccTGCCGCCAGCACCCTGCCCGGGGGCGGGATGCCACCCCCAGGTCGGGCCGTGTTTGGTGGTGGAAGAGGGGCTTTTGGAGGCCGAGGacgtggccgtggccgtggccgtgggCGCGGCCGAGGGAGAGGTGCCCTCACTCGCCCCGTACCGACCAAGGAGCAGCTGGACGCCGAACTGGATGCATACATGTCGGAAGGGAAAGCGCCCCTGGATGCTGAAATGGATACCTACTTCGCAGAGGCGTCTCCTGAGACCTGTGACTGA
- the LOC131901774 gene encoding chromatin target of PRMT1 protein-like — MTSQPVTRVVLRHTTKMSLSERFAQLRKNKQPQAMAGKVRAWKRRQQQLASARNRRLAQQMEKRPSVQAALNLRQSFEGRLGERSIQVRLGRPMGAVARGANGGRGAAIIQRVVPQGGGVGGGPAASTLPGGGMPPPGRAVFGGGRGAFGGRGRGRGRGRGRGRGRGALTRPVPTKEQLDAELDAYMSEGKAPLDAEMDTYFAEASPETCD; from the coding sequence atgacctcaCAGCCAGTGACCAGAGTCGTGCTAAGGCACACCACCAAGATGTCTCTAAGTGAGCGTTTTGCTCAACTGCGCAAGAACAAACAGCCCCAGGCGATGGCGGGCAAGGTCCGGGCCTGGaagaggcggcagcagcagctggccagTGCCAGGAACAGAAGACTGGCCCAGCAGATGGAGAAGAGACCCTCTGTCCAGGCAGCGTTGAATCTTAGGCAGAGCTTCGAGGGGCGCCTGGGTGAGAGGAGCATCCAAGTCCGTTTAGGACGTCCCATGGGTGCCGTTGCCAGGGGAGCGAATGGAGGAAGAGGCGCAGCCATCATCCAGAGAGTCGTGCcccaaggaggaggagtgggtgggggaccTGCCGCCAGCACCCTGCCCGGGGGCGGGATGCCACCCCCAGGTCGGGCCGTGTTTGGTGGTGGAAGAGGGGCTTTTGGAGGCCGAGGacgtggccgtggccgtggccgtgggCGCGGCCGAGGGAGAGGTGCCCTCACTCGCCCCGTACCGACCAAGGAGCAGCTGGACGCCGAACTGGATGCATACATGTCGGAAGGGAAAGCGCCCCTGGATGCTGAAATGGATACCTACTTCGCAGAGGCGTCTCCTGAGACCTGTGACTGA
- the LOC131901771 gene encoding chromatin target of PRMT1 protein-like, translating into MTSQPVTRVVLRHTTKMSLSERFAQLRKNKQPQAMAGKVRAWKRRQQQLASARNRRLAQQMEKRPSVQAALNLRQSFEGRLGERSIQVRLGRPMGAVARGANGGRGAAIIQRVVPQGGGVGGGPAASTLPGGGMPPPGRAVFGGGRGAFGGRGRGRGRGRGRGRGRGALTRPVPTKEQLDAELDAYMSEGKAPLDAEMDTYFAEAAPETCD; encoded by the coding sequence atgacctcaCAGCCAGTGACCAGAGTCGTGCTAAGGCACACCACCAAGATGTCTCTAAGTGAGCGTTTTGCTCAACTGCGCAAGAACAAACAGCCCCAGGCGATGGCGGGCAAGGTCCGGGCCTGGaagaggcggcagcagcagctggccagTGCCAGGAACAGAAGACTGGCCCAGCAGATGGAGAAGAGACCCTCTGTCCAGGCAGCGTTGAATCTTAGGCAGAGCTTCGAGGGGCGCCTGGGTGAGAGGAGCATCCAAGTCCGTTTAGGACGTCCCATGGGTGCCGTTGCCAGGGGAGCGAATGGAGGAAGAGGCGCAGCCATCATCCAGAGAGTCGTGCcccaaggaggaggagtgggtgggggaccTGCCGCCAGCACCCTGCCCGGGGGCGGGATGCCACCCCCAGGTCGGGCCGTGTTTGGTGGTGGAAGAGGGGCTTTTGGAGGCCGAGGacgtggccgtggccgtggccgtgggCGCGGCCGAGGGAGAGGTGCCCTCACTCGCCCCGTACCGACCAAGGAGCAGCTGGACGCCGAACTGGATGCATACATGTCGGAAGGGAAAGCGCCCCTGGATGCTGAAATGGATACCTACTTCGCAGAGGCGGCTCCTGAGACCTGTGACTGA